Proteins from a genomic interval of Chroococcidiopsis thermalis PCC 7203:
- a CDS encoding FIST signal transduction protein, translated as MADKMQWANALSTRPSLEAAVAEVVEVATSALQAPIDLGIVFISSAFTSEYPRLLPLLKERISIPVLIGCSGGGIIGMDGQKQTQEIEDLPALSLTLAHLPGVQVTPFHIVSEELPDLDSSPNTWEELLGVPASPTPQFILLAEPFSSQINDLLAGLDFAYPGSVTVGGLASSSQMGGRINLFFNDKVYREGAVGVALSGNVVLETIVAQGCRPIGKPYQIGACDRNIVLELEAQPPLTVLRDILEDLSEDDRELAQNSLFIGVARDEFKQDLEQGDFLIRNLLGVDPKFGAIAIGDRIRPGQRIQFHLRDANTSAEDLEYLLQRYQIQTQSSPAAAGALMFSCLGRGEGLYGKANFDSQLFRQYLPGLPLGGFFCNGEIGPVGNSTFLHGYTSVFAICREQ; from the coding sequence ATGGCAGATAAAATGCAGTGGGCAAACGCCCTATCAACTCGCCCTTCTTTAGAGGCTGCGGTGGCGGAAGTTGTGGAAGTGGCAACTTCTGCTTTACAAGCACCAATAGATTTAGGCATAGTCTTTATTTCGTCGGCTTTTACCAGCGAATATCCCCGCCTGCTACCTTTGCTGAAAGAACGCATATCCATCCCAGTGCTAATTGGCTGTAGCGGTGGTGGAATTATTGGGATGGATGGGCAAAAACAAACCCAAGAAATAGAAGATTTACCAGCCCTGAGCTTGACGTTAGCACATCTTCCTGGCGTGCAAGTCACGCCGTTTCATATCGTCTCAGAGGAATTGCCTGACTTAGATAGCTCTCCTAATACCTGGGAGGAGCTTTTGGGCGTTCCTGCATCTCCTACACCGCAATTCATTTTACTAGCTGAACCATTTTCATCTCAAATCAACGATTTACTTGCAGGACTAGACTTTGCTTATCCTGGTTCGGTGACTGTTGGCGGACTTGCCAGCAGTAGTCAAATGGGTGGTCGAATCAATTTGTTTTTCAACGATAAAGTCTACCGTGAAGGAGCAGTCGGTGTTGCTTTAAGCGGAAATGTCGTGTTGGAAACTATTGTGGCGCAAGGTTGTCGTCCGATTGGCAAACCTTATCAGATCGGCGCTTGCGATCGCAATATCGTCTTAGAACTAGAAGCTCAACCCCCCTTGACAGTGTTGCGAGATATATTGGAAGACTTAAGCGAAGACGATCGCGAGTTGGCACAAAATTCCTTATTCATTGGTGTAGCGCGAGACGAATTCAAGCAAGATTTAGAACAGGGGGACTTTCTCATCCGTAACTTACTAGGAGTAGACCCGAAGTTTGGCGCAATTGCGATTGGCGATCGCATTCGTCCAGGACAGCGCATTCAGTTTCATCTGCGCGATGCCAATACCTCAGCTGAAGATTTAGAATATTTGTTGCAACGCTATCAAATTCAAACTCAATCTTCTCCTGCTGCGGCTGGAGCGCTGATGTTCTCCTGTCTGGGCAGAGGTGAAGGACTTTATGGTAAAGCTAATTTCGATTCGCAATTATTCCGCCAATACTTACCAGGTCTACCCTTGGGTGGCTTTTTCTGCAACGGTGAAATCGGTCCTGTCGGCAATAGTACCTTTCTGCACGGGTATACCTCTGTTTTTGCTATATGTAGGGAACAGTAA
- a CDS encoding ArnT family glycosyltransferase, which produces MTNDQKVAALLIGGLIFRIIIAILLYPGFDEAYYFLYTLNLDLSYFDHPPLVALMTGFGCWLTGEVSQFTIRLGALILHTGSLFLLYLTGTRLFSPSAGIFALAIASLVPIFQIGFGVLTLPDSPLIFFWTASLYCTSREFFPNKQEKYQPSYRLAILGLLVGLACLSKYHGFILGLGLVGFCLTRSRYRSALYSPWTLFGLGLFCLTISPILIWNSQHEWVSFRFQSRRGIPSGGYNFLDLFVTFLSGIGYLFPTLGLPLWWVSLKRFFRNILAKLPRSKFKRTGSGERGIVTGSDREIFILWVSLPLILGFTWLGGYKQILPTWATPGFWGATLLLGQAATAWKIAHPRWVRRWLWGTGITLSSLLLFALLHVTTGTLQKPSQYALFGGFVPPEDDPSIQIFDIQQLRQGFATSPVLLSALQNSSFVFTNRYYLAGQIGMALAPLAPTPMTTFDRDLRGFAFWSKPDEWIGKDALYITNNLFVQDQKFLDRYNLYFQSIEKIGTVPIKRGGATIDTFHIYQAKNLLKPYPRPYGNK; this is translated from the coding sequence ATGACAAATGACCAAAAAGTAGCAGCTTTATTAATTGGAGGACTGATATTTAGGATAATCATTGCAATTTTGCTTTATCCTGGTTTTGACGAAGCTTATTACTTTCTCTACACGTTAAATTTAGATTTAAGCTATTTCGATCATCCGCCTTTAGTGGCTCTGATGACGGGTTTTGGTTGTTGGTTAACAGGGGAAGTATCTCAATTTACCATTCGGTTAGGAGCCTTAATCTTACATACAGGCTCTCTATTTTTACTCTATTTAACTGGGACAAGATTATTTTCACCTTCAGCCGGAATATTTGCTCTGGCGATCGCCTCTCTCGTCCCCATTTTTCAAATCGGTTTTGGTGTTTTAACTTTGCCTGATAGTCCTTTAATCTTTTTTTGGACGGCTAGTTTATACTGTACCAGCCGAGAATTTTTTCCTAACAAACAAGAAAAATACCAACCCAGCTATCGTTTGGCAATTCTGGGCTTACTTGTTGGTTTAGCCTGCCTAAGCAAATATCACGGGTTTATTTTAGGACTAGGATTAGTTGGCTTTTGTTTGACTCGTTCCCGCTATCGTTCTGCCTTATATTCTCCTTGGACTCTGTTTGGACTAGGATTATTTTGCTTAACAATTTCTCCCATCTTAATTTGGAATAGCCAGCATGAATGGGTTTCTTTCCGCTTTCAATCACGACGAGGAATTCCCTCGGGAGGATACAATTTCTTAGATTTATTTGTCACTTTCTTGTCTGGAATTGGCTATTTATTTCCCACATTAGGACTTCCTTTGTGGTGGGTTAGCTTAAAGAGATTTTTTAGAAATATATTGGCAAAGTTACCTCGATCGAAGTTTAAGAGAACCGGAAGCGGGGAACGGGGAATAGTAACTGGTAGCGATCGCGAAATATTCATTCTCTGGGTTTCTTTACCCCTAATTTTAGGTTTTACTTGGTTGGGAGGATACAAACAAATCTTACCAACTTGGGCTACACCTGGATTTTGGGGAGCTACTTTGTTGTTAGGGCAAGCAGCAACAGCCTGGAAAATCGCCCATCCTCGCTGGGTACGTCGCTGGCTGTGGGGAACGGGAATCACACTGAGCAGTCTCTTGCTCTTTGCATTGCTGCACGTAACTACTGGAACCTTACAAAAACCAAGTCAGTATGCTTTATTTGGCGGCTTTGTCCCTCCAGAGGACGATCCTTCGATCCAAATATTCGACATTCAGCAGTTGAGACAGGGATTTGCCACATCACCAGTTTTACTCTCTGCTTTACAAAATTCCAGCTTTGTGTTTACCAATCGTTATTATCTCGCCGGACAAATAGGGATGGCTTTGGCTCCTCTCGCGCCAACACCGATGACAACCTTCGATCGCGATTTGCGGGGATTTGCATTTTGGTCAAAGCCTGACGAATGGATTGGCAAAGATGCTTTGTATATCACCAACAATCTTTTCGTCCAAGACCAAAAATTTCTCGATCGCTACAATCTCTACTTCCAATCGATTGAAAAGATTGGCACTGTACCCATCAAGCGTGGCGGAGCAACTATAGATACTTTTCACATCTACCAGGCAAAAAATCTCCTTAAACCCTATCCGCGTCCCTATGGAAACAAGTAG